The genomic region AGGTCGTGAAGCTGGCGGCGCAGGGCCTCGGTGTAGCGAATGAGCAGGGAATCGTCGGTGGGTTCGGCTTCGTCTTCGGCCAGCAGTTGCAGCAGCGTATAGAGGTCGTTGGCCTCGTAAGCCTGTGTGATGCGCTGCATACGGGTGGTTTTTTCGGCGGCGCGGGCGGGGTCGCGCTCCAGGTCGGGGTGGTTGGCGCGGGCCAAGCGGCGGTACACGGTTTTGGTATTTACCAGCAGGCTTTGCTGGTCCTGCTCGGCTTGCAGGGCCTCGGCGGCGGCAGCGCGTTCGGCTTTGGTCTGCCGGCGGCGGGGGCGCTCGGGCTCGTGCTCGGCCGCTAGGTCGGGGGCGGCTACGGGCTCGGCTTGCCGCGGAGGCGCATATTTCAACAGAATATCCAGAGTCTCTACCCCAAAGCGCTCCTGCAAATCCTGGGCATTGGCCACCAACAGCTCCATAATCTGGCGCTCTTCGTCCCGGCTGAATGCATTCCACAGCAGGGCGTCCTCCAGGGGGGCAAACAACGCTTGGCGGGCCGTCACCACGGCGTCGGCCAGGGGGCCTACCTGCTGCCAGTAACGTCGCCGGGCCTCGGTCTGCGTCGTTTCGGCTTGGCGAAGCTGCTCGCGCAGATTTTCTACCTCCACCAGCGCCCGCTGGAAGGCCTGCTGGGTGAACATATTGGCCGTGAACGGGCCACTGGAAGGCGTAAAAGAAAGCGGAGCCGACATGCGCGGGTACTAAAACAACGAATTCTATGAGACTACCCTATAAAGCCGCAACCGGGCCAGATGGTTCGGGGAAATACGGAGTAGGCGGGTCTTTGAATGAGGTAAACAAGTTTTGCATCGACTACCCCCACAGCGTGTATGCTACCCGAAAGGTGTTGCAATGCGCATCTACGATGTCGGCGAGGCGCTCGGAGTAGCCGCCGCCCATGCTCACGGCCACAGGCAGGCCGCGCTGTTGGCACAAGCCCAGCACCAGTTCGTCGCGGCGCTGGCAGCCGGTTTTGGTGAGGGCCAGCTTGCCCAGCTTGTCGGTCGCTAGTATATCCACGCCGGCCTGGTAGAACACGAAGTCTGGCTGCACTTCGTCGAGCAAGCGGGGTAGGGTCTGGCCCAGCAGGTCGAGGTAGGCGGCATCGGTGGTGCCCAGGGGTAGCGGCAGGTCCAGATCCGACTGCTCCTTGCGCAGGGGGTAGTTGGCCCCGGCGTGCATGGAAAAGGTGAACACGCGCGGCTCGTGTCGGAAAATGCTGGCTGTGCCGTCGCCCTGATGCACGTCCAGATCCACGATGAGCACCTGCCGGGCCAGTTGGTGGTGCAGCAGGTAGGCGGCGGCAATGGCCTGGTCGTTGAGCACGCAGAAACCCTCGCCCCGGTCGGCAAACGCGTGGTGGGTGCCGCCGGCTAGGTTCAGGGCTACTCCCTCGCGCAGCGCATGCCGCGCCGATTGCAGCGTGCCCGCCGAGCTGCTGAGGGAGCGAAGCACCAACTGCGGCGTTTGGGGCAGGCCCAGCTGCCGCACCTCTGCAGGGGAAAGCTGCTGGTCGCGCACCTTGCCCCAGTATTCTGGCGTGTGCACTCGCAGCACGTCTTCCTCGGCGCACAGGCCTGGGTCGTAAAAATCTTCGGGCGGCGCAATGCCCTGCCACAGCAGCTGCTCCCGAATGAGGGCGTACTTGGCAATGGGAAAGCGGTGGGTAGGGGGTAGAGAAAGCGTGTAGCGGTCGGAAGTAGCAAGGCAGGGCATGGCTCACTACAGACGTAGCGCCGTGCCTCGGTGTTTCGTTGGAGTGACTATTGCTTCCTCGCAGACGACAAGACATACTATAGTGCGTCCCGTCGTCTGCGTTATTCAGGGTTTGTCGTTTAATGACGAGACGCGAGGATGCGGCTTTACTTTATACATAAATGCGCGATAAATAGAAATAGGTGCGACTTAATAAGTCTTTCTTTTAGCGAAATACATAATTGCGTAAAAGCGTAATTTTATTGAAAATTAATAGCCGTGGACTACTGAGTAAAAAATATTTTATGAATTTTATATTCAACTATTGACTTATAAAATAACCTTCTTACCTTTGAGACGTTCAAAGCACAAATTACTAACGATTCCAACGACTTCACTCGTCATGCAGCGCCATTTTAATCAATACCCCATGCCATTAAGCTCGCTGGATAGCAAGATCCAGCCGGGGTTCGGCGCGCATTCCACAACGTGAGGTTTCTCTAATAGAAGCTCACCGTGCGAAACGCCCGAATCCCACCAGATTCGGGCGTTTTGTTTTATCTCTACCTTCTAGTTTACTCTTAAATACTTCATTAGTATGCTACTGCTTCAACTCATTCAGCCCAGTTTGGCGTCCCGTTTTCCGGTAGCTGTTGGCGCGTCGGTAGCAACTCGTTGAAACCGATTGATAGGTGCCCGCGAAAACGCGGGTAATTACACAGGTTAATACTCCGGGTAGTTTATTCCTACGGGTAATACTTAATAGAAATTTCCTTGCTAACGAACAGCTAAAAAATAGCTGATAGGAAAATTATTGCCTGAATTTTATTCATAAAACTGTAACGGTAATTATTTAAATAAAAATTGCCGAATGATTTTGTACACCCTTTTTACGCAAATTATTATGTACGACGCTTTCCGACTTCTGCTTTATCCGGTGGCCTCTAAGCCTACCCCATCAACTGATTCTTTATTCGGTAATCGTCCCCGCGAGGACACCCCCGACCGATGGCTAACCGCTACAAACCCTTATCCCACGAAGCCTGGCAAGCTGAACAAGCAGTAATTATTCTAGCGGCCTCACGACGCCTTGACTGGCGCCGCTGGCCAGCCGCCCGGCAGGTAGGGTACCTATGCTCCTTCACTGGGTCGTTGCCCGTGGTGGAGGCTCATCTAGGTACTGGCTCAGTACTGGCAGAGTTCTACCGCAACTGTCTGCACAACCGCTCCTACTCGGAGCAGCAGCGGTGCCGGAAAGTGCTCTTGGCCCTAGCCTATAAGCGCAGTGAACTGCTGTGGCGCCCCGAGCTAAGTGCCGCGCTGGCCGCGCTGGTTCAAGTTTATCCCCAGCGATGCCGCGAACTGGCCGACTGGCAACCCCGCAGCCGCAACCCGTTTCGGCAGCTGGAAAGCTTGGTGCGGCATTTATTCGATCAATACGGCGACCTACCCACCTGGGTGCTGAACGCCTGGACAGCCAATCGGCTGCACGACGGTATCAACATCGCCGACCTCACAACGCATTTGGGGCGGGGTGGTGCCCTCCGGACGTTTCACAAGCTGCCGGTGCCTCTCACCCGGAAGCTCGAACACCACCTGCGGCAAGCTCCCGCTGGCTACACCTTTCTGGAGGCGTTGCTTTACGCTCAGCTAGCTGCCCGCAACCAACTGGCGTGGCTAGGACCGGTGCTCGACTCACGCCTCGGGCGCAGGTTGAGCCGCGACGATGAGTTCTACCTACGGGTAGTCGACTTTTTTGCGGCGGCGCCGATGGTTGACCCCAACCAGTTTGGGCCAGTGTGCGACTGGATTCACCAGAAGCGCCGGGTAGGCATCGGCGACGAGCCCGCCCAACCTGGCTTCTCGCTGAAAGGTAGGTCGATGGCGGGAGTGCTGGCCCACACAGCCAAGTGGCATCGCCAACTGGTTCGGGCACGCAACAACCCCGATTCCCGTCACCCTCAGGAGACGTTTGCATCCACCTGGGAACTGCTGCCCGTGCCCAACTTCACGGGTGGCGACAAAGGGCAGGTGCGCATCACGCAGTTGGGCAGCTACTGGGAGTTGGTGGAAGAAGGAGGGGCCCTGCACCACTGCGTGTCGTCCTACCTGAACTCCTGCCAGCGCGGACGGTGCGGTATCTTCTCGCTCACCCTCAATGGCGTGCGTACGCTTACCCTGGAGGTGCTGGCCAACCGCACCATCATACAAGCCCGCGGCAAATATAACCGCCGCCTCACCGACACTGAGTATGTGTGGGTAACCCGCTGGGCCGCCGAAGCCCGCCTGCTGGTACCAAAGCATCTGTTTGCTGCCGCTGGGTAATACCGTGTATCACAGCGAGCCTAGCAAGGCATCTCGCGTGCCGAATACGGACTTCTCACCCTGATTTGCTATCCTATTATGCGCTTCAATACGCACACTCAACATCACTCGGCGCCTACTGCCGTGAACCACGAAGGCGCTCCTGCTTACCAACTCACACCACAGCTGGAGCTGTACGCTGCCGTGGCTACGGCAGCCCTCAGCAACCAGTTCTACGAATCGGCCGGCACACGTTTGCAGCGGTTGCGCCAGCTGATTGCGCAGAACGACCCACAGTTTGTGGCGCAGTTGGCGGTGTATGCCCGCGAGCAGTTGCACCTGCGCTCGGTGCCGCTGGTGCTGGCCGTAGAGCTGGCCCAGGTGCACCGCGGCGACGGTCTTGTGAGCCGCTTGGTAGCCCGCGTGGTGCAACGCGCCGATGAAATCACGGAGGTGCTGGCGTACTACGCCGCTGCCAACCAGCGCCAGGGCGCCAAAACGCTGAACCGCCTTTCCAAGCAGCTACAAAAAGGCCTGGCGTTGAGCTTCAATCGTTTCGATAGCTACCAGCTGGCCAAGTACGACCGCGCCGGTCAGGTACGCCTCCGCGATGCCCTGTTCCTGGTGCACCCCACCGCTAAGAGCCCCGAGCAGCAAGCTCTGTTCGACCAACTGGTACGCGGTGAGCTGCCTACTCCCTACACCTGGGAAACCGAGCTATCGGCGCTGGGGCAGCAAGCGTTTGCTATGGATGCGGAACGGCAAGCGGCCTTCCGGCAGAAGTGGGAGGAGCTGATTGGCAGCGGCAAGCTGGGCTACATGGCCTTATTGCGCAACCTGCGCAACATCCTGGAGACCAACGTGTCGGGCGAGGCGGTAGAGCAAGTGTGCGCTACACTGGCCGACCGCACAGCGGTGGCACGCAGCAAGCAATTACCCTTCCGGTTCTTGGCCGCCTACCGAGAGGTGGTGGGCCTGGATGCGGGTTTGCTCCGGCGCGCGGCAGCAGCCATCGGCATTGGTAGCAGCAACGGCCACGTGCCCGCGGTGCTGGCAGCGCTGAAAACGGCCATCAGCCACTCGGCTCAAAACCTGCGCGGTTTCGATGCCAATACACGAGTAGTCGTGGCCTGCGACGTGTCGGGCTCCATGCAGCAGCCTGTGTCGGCGCGCAGCAAAGTACTGCTCTACGACGTGGGGCTGGTGCTTGGCATGTTGCTACAAAGCCGCTGTCAGCACGTGGTAGCGGGGATGTTCGGCGACCAGTGGAAGCGCGTGACCCTACCTAAAGGGCAGGTGCTGCGCAACGTGCAGGAGCTCTATCGTCGCGAAGGTGAGGTAGGCTACAGCACCAACGGTCACTTGGTGGTGCAAGACCTGCGCCAGCGCCGGGAGGTAGTCGAGAAGGTGATGATCTTCACCGACTGCCAGCTCTGGGACAGCCGGGGCACCGGCAACACGCTGGCCCAGGCGTGGCGCGAATACCGCCGCACGGTGGCCCCCCACGCCCGCCTCTACCTCTTCGACCTGGCCGGCCACGGCACAACGCCGGTAGAGGTGCACGAGCAGGACGGCGCAGCGCTCATCGCCGGCTGGTCCGACAAGGTGTTTGACGTGCTGGCGGCGCTGGAAAACGGCGGCTCCGCACTGACTGAAATTGAGAAAATTGATTTGTAATCCTAAAAAACGCGGCCCAGGGAGCGGCAGATAGATAAAGCGGCTGCCGCTCCCATTGAGGGCTATTAGATATGAATCGTGAACAACGACAACAATTAGCTACTGAAACCCTGACAGCGCTTCAGCGCGGCGCCTACCTAACGGAAGCCGAGCAAGAGGTGACGATTGCCGCGTGGCAACAAGCCGCCGAGCAAAACAGCCAACTCTACCGCCCAGAAGATGCTACCGAGCTACTCTTGGAGCTAACGAAACCGGCCAGCGCGTCTGCCGAGGTGCGCGTGTACAACGCCACTACACTGCACGCTGCCGCCGATTTGGCGCAACAGTACGTGCGTGTAGCCTGTCTGAACTTTGCCTCAGCGCGTAACCCCGGTGGCGGATTTTTGGGTGGCAGCCAGGCCCAGGAAGAAAGCCTAGCCCGCTCAACGGGGCTGTACCCGTGCATTGCGCAGTTTGCCGAGATGTATAAATACAATGCCCGGCCCACTAGTACAGGCCTCTACAGCGACTACGCCATCTACTCGCCCGGCGTGCCGGTACTGCGAAACGATGCCGGACAGTGGCTTACAGCGCCCTACCGCGTCGACATCATCACAGCACCCGCCGTGAATGCCGGCGCGCTCCGTCAGAATGCTCCGCACCTGCTGCCGCACCTAGCACCCACCATGCGGCAACGCATTCGACAGGTGCTGGCACTTGCTGCCCGTTACAACGTGGAGGCGTTGGTGCTGGGGGCCTGGGGTTGTGGCGTGTTCGGCAATGATCCGACACAGCTGGCGCAGCTCTTCGCCGAGGCGTTAGCCGAGCCTTCTATTCGCGGCCGTTTTCAGCGTATCGATTTTGCGGTGCATGATACCCGACTGCCCTACCCAACACTCACCGCTTTCGAGCACACGCTTGATGCCTTTACCTGAACTTGCCATGTATGACATACCCTGTTGTTTCTATGTATCGGTCGGACAATAGAAAGCTGACTATGTAATTGCTTTAAAATCAACTCCTGCAAAGGTGCCGTAGGTGGGCATTACTTCGTGGTGAAGCCGTATGGTTTGGGTTCGAATCCCACTGCGCAATCCAGGTTGTGCAGATTAGTCGCCTGCCGCTTGTTGCCCTTGTTGAGTTGAGAATACGTACTGATTTTCAAACGGGTGCCGTAGCCAAGCCTTACTTCGCACTCTTAATGCCCGGGTCGTGGGTTCGAGTCCCACCAGCTGCCGTGCGGCGGCTGTAGCTCAGGTGGTAGAGCAGGATACAGTGGCTGGCGTTTGTTGCCCCGCGCGGAAATCAGGATAGTTTGTTGGGTGTCGTAGGGAGCCGATACTTCGGTGTACGTTCCGTAAGGAAGTGCAGGTTCGAGTCCTGCCTTGTGGTCTCGTGGCCGCAAGTGGCGAAACTGGTAGACGCGCTACAGGCAACGGCCGCCGTTTGTTACCCCAACTCATTTTTTACCCTAGTACGGGTGCCGTAGTCGGGTCATACTTCGCCGTTAACATCCAGATGCGGGTTCAACTCCCGCCGGTTGTGTTGTAAACCAACCGTAGCTGAGTCAGAAAGCAGGATGAGAAAGCCCCGGCGCTTGTTGCTCCGTACAAGAATTATTTACCTGATAGGTGCCGTAGCATAGCCTTCCTTCGCTTGGGGCGCTGGGGTCGTGGGTTCGAGTCTCACCTGCCTTTTAGGGCAGTAGCTCAGTTGGTTAGAGCACAGTTTAACGGTGGCTATGCGTTTGTTGCCCTGTCAGTTTTAATAGGAGAAAGGAAGGTGTCGTAGAGTAGTCATACTTCGTACTGAAAATACCAAACGGCTATTCGTTTTTCACCCTTCCTACCTCTTATTGCCTACTACCAGATGCCGTAGGTCCGCGTTACTTCGACCTGTCACGTCGGCTATCAGCCTTGCGCGAACCGCCTGTTGCTCTGGTACCAGTAGGAAGCCATTCAATCATTCAATAAGCAACCATTTAGCATAATGGCTCAACAACTACGCGGCAACGACCTTCGCCAACTGGGTTTCCCGGAAGGTCGGGCCATTGGGCTGGCGCTGGCACAATTGCAGCGCAAGCACCTCAAAAAACTTTCGCATACCGAGCAGCTGATGTTGCTCCAAAATTTACTCGCTAACCCCAACGACTACCTCACCCACCTCGATTGGAGCCACACGGCCGCCGCCTTGCTACCACCGCCTTCGCGCCATATTGCCCTAGCCGAGCGCAAGCCTTACGCCTTGTTTGGGGCTGAGTACATCGACCAGAGTGCCATTCACCAGATGGAAACGGCCATGAAACTGCCCGTGACGGTGGCCGGCGCCCTCATGCCCGACGCTCACCACGGCTACGGCCTACCCATCGGGGGCGTGCTGGCTACCGATAACGCCGTGATTCCCTACGCTGTGGGCGTCGACATTGGCTGCCGTATGGCCTTGTCAGTATTCGCGCTGCCGCCCAAGCACCTGGAGCAGCGTGTGCAGGAGCTACGCAAAATGCTGGTAGACAACACCCGCTTCGGTAACCGCGACGTATTCCGTCACGGGCAGAAGCTGGACCACGCCGTGCTCGACCGCGCCGAATTCCAGGAAATCGGGTTTCTGCGCAATAAGCTGGACACGGCGGCCACCCAAATTGGCTCATCGGGTGGCGGCAACCACTTTGTGGAGTGGGGTGTGGTAGACATTCTCGACCCGACCAATGAGTTGGGCGTGCCGGTAGGGCAGTATCTGGGGCTGTTGTCGCACTCCGGCTCGCGGGGGCTGGGTGCTAGCATCGCCAACCACTACACCAAGCTCGCCAAAGACGTGTGCCAACTGCCCAGCGAGGCGCAGCACCTAGCTTGGCTTTCGCTGGAAAGCGAAGCCGGCCAAGAGTACTGGGCCGCCATGAATCTGGCT from Hymenobacter aerilatus harbors:
- a CDS encoding PcfJ domain-containing protein; translation: MANRYKPLSHEAWQAEQAVIILAASRRLDWRRWPAARQVGYLCSFTGSLPVVEAHLGTGSVLAEFYRNCLHNRSYSEQQRCRKVLLALAYKRSELLWRPELSAALAALVQVYPQRCRELADWQPRSRNPFRQLESLVRHLFDQYGDLPTWVLNAWTANRLHDGINIADLTTHLGRGGALRTFHKLPVPLTRKLEHHLRQAPAGYTFLEALLYAQLAARNQLAWLGPVLDSRLGRRLSRDDEFYLRVVDFFAAAPMVDPNQFGPVCDWIHQKRRVGIGDEPAQPGFSLKGRSMAGVLAHTAKWHRQLVRARNNPDSRHPQETFASTWELLPVPNFTGGDKGQVRITQLGSYWELVEEGGALHHCVSSYLNSCQRGRCGIFSLTLNGVRTLTLEVLANRTIIQARGKYNRRLTDTEYVWVTRWAAEARLLVPKHLFAAAG
- a CDS encoding TROVE domain-containing protein — protein: MRFNTHTQHHSAPTAVNHEGAPAYQLTPQLELYAAVATAALSNQFYESAGTRLQRLRQLIAQNDPQFVAQLAVYAREQLHLRSVPLVLAVELAQVHRGDGLVSRLVARVVQRADEITEVLAYYAAANQRQGAKTLNRLSKQLQKGLALSFNRFDSYQLAKYDRAGQVRLRDALFLVHPTAKSPEQQALFDQLVRGELPTPYTWETELSALGQQAFAMDAERQAAFRQKWEELIGSGKLGYMALLRNLRNILETNVSGEAVEQVCATLADRTAVARSKQLPFRFLAAYREVVGLDAGLLRRAAAAIGIGSSNGHVPAVLAALKTAISHSAQNLRGFDANTRVVVACDVSGSMQQPVSARSKVLLYDVGLVLGMLLQSRCQHVVAGMFGDQWKRVTLPKGQVLRNVQELYRREGEVGYSTNGHLVVQDLRQRREVVEKVMIFTDCQLWDSRGTGNTLAQAWREYRRTVAPHARLYLFDLAGHGTTPVEVHEQDGAALIAGWSDKVFDVLAALENGGSALTEIEKIDL
- a CDS encoding histone deacetylase family protein — translated: MPCLATSDRYTLSLPPTHRFPIAKYALIREQLLWQGIAPPEDFYDPGLCAEEDVLRVHTPEYWGKVRDQQLSPAEVRQLGLPQTPQLVLRSLSSSAGTLQSARHALREGVALNLAGGTHHAFADRGEGFCVLNDQAIAAAYLLHHQLARQVLIVDLDVHQGDGTASIFRHEPRVFTFSMHAGANYPLRKEQSDLDLPLPLGTTDAAYLDLLGQTLPRLLDEVQPDFVFYQAGVDILATDKLGKLALTKTGCQRRDELVLGLCQQRGLPVAVSMGGGYSERLADIVDAHCNTFRVAYTLWG
- a CDS encoding J domain-containing protein codes for the protein MSAPLSFTPSSGPFTANMFTQQAFQRALVEVENLREQLRQAETTQTEARRRYWQQVGPLADAVVTARQALFAPLEDALLWNAFSRDEERQIMELLVANAQDLQERFGVETLDILLKYAPPRQAEPVAAPDLAAEHEPERPRRRQTKAERAAAAEALQAEQDQQSLLVNTKTVYRRLARANHPDLERDPARAAEKTTRMQRITQAYEANDLYTLLQLLAEDEAEPTDDSLLIRYTEALRRQLHDLRQQLNEVKFGPWSFLGSTPKKQEAGLRQLKRQLRTEAESLAQVARQLHTPTDLRALLRELAAAHATL
- a CDS encoding TIGR02452 family protein, yielding MNREQRQQLATETLTALQRGAYLTEAEQEVTIAAWQQAAEQNSQLYRPEDATELLLELTKPASASAEVRVYNATTLHAAADLAQQYVRVACLNFASARNPGGGFLGGSQAQEESLARSTGLYPCIAQFAEMYKYNARPTSTGLYSDYAIYSPGVPVLRNDAGQWLTAPYRVDIITAPAVNAGALRQNAPHLLPHLAPTMRQRIRQVLALAARYNVEALVLGAWGCGVFGNDPTQLAQLFAEALAEPSIRGRFQRIDFAVHDTRLPYPTLTAFEHTLDAFT
- a CDS encoding RtcB family protein, translating into MAQQLRGNDLRQLGFPEGRAIGLALAQLQRKHLKKLSHTEQLMLLQNLLANPNDYLTHLDWSHTAAALLPPPSRHIALAERKPYALFGAEYIDQSAIHQMETAMKLPVTVAGALMPDAHHGYGLPIGGVLATDNAVIPYAVGVDIGCRMALSVFALPPKHLEQRVQELRKMLVDNTRFGNRDVFRHGQKLDHAVLDRAEFQEIGFLRNKLDTAATQIGSSGGGNHFVEWGVVDILDPTNELGVPVGQYLGLLSHSGSRGLGASIANHYTKLAKDVCQLPSEAQHLAWLSLESEAGQEYWAAMNLAGDYASACHHQIHQRLAKALGERPLAKVENHHNFAWKERLATGQEVVVHRKGATPAGAGVLGIIPGSMTAPGFIVRGRGEATSLASASHGAGRAMSRTRAKQELGEADVRRYLQQHHIELIGGGVDEAPQAYKDIHAVMASQHDLVDVLGTFTPRIVRMEGGV